A portion of the Deinococcus terrestris genome contains these proteins:
- a CDS encoding glutamine--tRNA ligase/YqeY domain fusion protein, with translation MTAPESSAKSGAADTPRVAPNFITEIIERDLASGKYPQVVTRFPPEPNGYLHLGHTFASFLDFQTAVQYGGRYHLRLDDTNPEGESVEFAEAIQDDLRWLGWDWGEHLYYASDNFERYYEHAERLIQQGDAYVDSVSADEMARLRGNATTPGTPSEYRSRTPEENLDLFRRMRAGEFPDGAHVLRGKIDLAAANMKLRDPVLYRIVRGHHYRTGDDWCIYPMYDFQHPLQDALEGVTHSLCSLEFVDNRAIYDWLMERLGFDPRPHQYEFGRRGLEYTITSKRKLRRLVQEGHVSGWDDPRMPTLRAQRRLGVTPEAVRAFAAQIGVSRTNRTVDIAVYENAVRDDLNHRAPRVMAVLDPVRVVLTNLPEGETRPLSLPYWPHDVIRDSPDGLVALPGGERVAPEAAVREVPLSRELYIEREDFSLTPPKGYKRLTRGGTVRLRGAGIIRADEVETDEAGHVTTIHATLLGEDAKAAGVIHWVGAAHARPAEFRLYDRLFRVAHPEGENPDDIAPDFDPERMSHENEAVPLDAGFLRFLNPNSLRVTRGYVEPSVVGDPVDTRYQFERQGYFWRDPVDSREDALVFGRIITLKDTWAKEAQKDAPKAEAKAPKPAPKAEASQATPPKPQAASLTPEQEAEVARLTGLGASEGDARTVARDPALLAFLAGAQPGATFGQVASWTVNDLAGPLRAGEMRVTAADLAPLAERLASGGLTTRVARAVLARAAASGEAPLAIIEREGLGAGLSDEALAAAVAEVMAANPDKVEAYRGGRAALMGFFTGQVMRATGGKADPAKVAAALREALAG, from the coding sequence ATGACCGCGCCCGAATCCTCCGCCAAGTCCGGCGCCGCCGACACGCCCCGCGTGGCGCCCAACTTCATCACCGAGATCATCGAGCGCGACCTCGCGAGCGGCAAGTACCCGCAGGTCGTGACCCGCTTTCCGCCGGAGCCGAACGGCTACCTGCACCTCGGGCACACCTTCGCCTCCTTTCTCGACTTCCAGACGGCCGTGCAGTACGGCGGGCGCTACCACCTGCGGCTGGACGACACCAACCCCGAGGGCGAGAGCGTGGAGTTCGCCGAGGCCATACAGGACGACCTGCGCTGGCTGGGCTGGGACTGGGGCGAACACCTGTATTACGCCTCGGACAACTTCGAGCGGTACTACGAGCACGCCGAGCGGCTGATCCAGCAGGGCGACGCCTACGTGGACTCGGTGAGCGCGGACGAGATGGCGCGGCTGCGCGGCAACGCGACCACGCCCGGCACCCCCAGCGAGTACCGTTCGCGCACGCCGGAGGAGAACCTCGACCTCTTCCGGCGGATGCGGGCGGGCGAGTTCCCGGACGGGGCGCATGTGCTGCGCGGCAAGATCGACCTCGCCGCCGCCAACATGAAGCTGCGCGACCCGGTGCTCTACCGCATCGTGCGCGGGCACCACTACCGCACGGGCGACGACTGGTGCATCTACCCCATGTACGACTTCCAGCACCCCCTGCAAGACGCGCTGGAGGGCGTGACCCATTCGCTGTGCAGCCTGGAGTTCGTGGACAACCGCGCGATCTACGACTGGCTGATGGAGCGGCTGGGCTTTGACCCGCGCCCCCACCAGTACGAGTTCGGGCGCCGGGGGCTGGAATACACGATTACCAGCAAGCGCAAGCTGCGGCGGCTGGTGCAAGAAGGCCACGTCTCCGGCTGGGACGACCCCCGGATGCCCACCCTGCGGGCGCAGCGCCGATTGGGGGTGACGCCGGAAGCGGTGCGGGCCTTCGCCGCGCAGATCGGCGTGAGCCGCACCAACCGCACGGTGGATATCGCCGTGTACGAGAACGCCGTGCGCGACGACCTCAACCACCGCGCCCCCCGCGTGATGGCGGTGCTGGACCCGGTGCGGGTCGTGCTGACCAACCTGCCGGAAGGCGAGACGCGCCCGCTCTCCCTGCCCTACTGGCCCCACGACGTGATCCGCGACTCGCCCGACGGCCTCGTGGCGCTGCCTGGCGGTGAGCGGGTGGCCCCCGAGGCGGCGGTGCGCGAGGTGCCTCTCTCCCGCGAGCTGTACATCGAGCGCGAGGACTTCTCGCTCACCCCGCCGAAGGGCTACAAGCGCCTGACGCGGGGCGGCACCGTGCGCCTGCGCGGGGCGGGCATCATCCGCGCCGACGAGGTGGAGACGGACGAGGCGGGCCACGTGACCACCATCCACGCCACCCTGCTGGGCGAGGACGCGAAGGCGGCCGGGGTCATACATTGGGTGGGCGCCGCGCACGCCCGGCCCGCCGAGTTCCGCCTCTACGACCGCCTGTTCCGGGTGGCGCACCCCGAGGGCGAGAACCCCGACGACATCGCCCCCGATTTTGACCCCGAGCGCATGAGTCACGAGAACGAGGCCGTACCCCTCGACGCGGGCTTCCTGCGGTTCCTGAACCCGAACAGCCTGCGCGTCACACGGGGGTACGTCGAGCCGAGCGTAGTGGGCGACCCGGTGGACACCCGGTATCAATTCGAGCGCCAGGGGTATTTCTGGCGCGACCCGGTGGACAGCCGCGAAGATGCGCTGGTGTTCGGGCGGATTATCACCCTGAAGGACACCTGGGCGAAGGAGGCACAGAAGGACGCGCCGAAGGCGGAAGCCAAAGCGCCCAAGCCTGCCCCGAAAGCCGAGGCTTCCCAGGCCACCCCCCCGAAGCCCCAGGCCGCCTCCCTCACCCCCGAGCAGGAGGCCGAGGTTGCCCGCCTGACTGGGCTGGGGGCCTCGGAGGGCGACGCCCGCACGGTGGCGCGGGACCCGGCACTGCTCGCCTTCCTGGCGGGAGCGCAGCCCGGCGCCACGTTCGGGCAGGTTGCCTCGTGGACGGTGAACGACCTCGCGGGACCGCTGCGGGCGGGCGAGATGCGGGTCACGGCGGCCGACCTCGCGCCGCTGGCCGAGCGGCTGGCCTCGGGCGGGCTGACCACCCGCGTGGCCCGCGCCGTGCTGGCACGGGCGGCGGCGTCCGGCGAGGCCCCGCTGGCGATCATCGAGCGCGAGGGCCTGGGCGCGGGCCTGAGCGACGAGGCGCTGGCGGCAGCCGTGGCGGAAGTCATGGCCGCCAACCCCGACAAGGTGGAGGCGTACCGGGGCGGCCGGGCGGCGCTGATGGGCTTTTTCACCGGGCAGGTCATGCGGGCGACCGGGGGCAAGGCCGACCCTGCGAAGGTGGCGGCGGCGCTGCGGGAGGCCCTGGCGGGCTGA
- a CDS encoding GNAT family N-acetyltransferase has product MTASPTVRRVTDPQDPALAAFGEIQERSYYAPDMLIPPAAFPRLVSGGGQGPRRDRILVAEDASGHVLGGTVYHLLPEAGFSSFLAVAPEARGQGVGHALNEIRLEDVRSHGLAGLFADSVFAGRQSGEERAAEARIGTDPHARRRALHALGYRTADLPYWQPVGGPDGGPLTDLDLLFHPLDGADTVPTALIAATMEAYWSGWLGKSRAHREAQDLAERAGTDQVILLPATQTPRYWQQQ; this is encoded by the coding sequence ATGACCGCCTCGCCCACCGTCCGCCGCGTCACTGACCCCCAGGACCCCGCCCTCGCCGCCTTCGGGGAGATTCAGGAGCGCAGCTACTACGCCCCCGACATGCTGATTCCGCCTGCCGCCTTCCCGCGCCTGGTGTCGGGCGGGGGCCAGGGACCGCGCCGCGACCGCATCCTGGTGGCCGAGGACGCTTCCGGCCACGTACTGGGCGGCACCGTGTACCACCTGCTGCCGGAGGCGGGCTTCAGCTCCTTCCTTGCGGTGGCCCCGGAAGCGCGGGGGCAAGGGGTCGGCCACGCGCTGAACGAAATACGGCTGGAGGACGTGCGCTCGCACGGCCTGGCGGGCCTCTTTGCCGACAGCGTGTTCGCAGGTCGCCAGAGCGGCGAGGAACGGGCCGCCGAAGCCCGCATCGGCACCGACCCCCACGCCCGCCGCCGCGCCCTGCACGCGCTGGGCTACCGCACCGCCGACCTCCCCTACTGGCAGCCCGTGGGCGGCCCGGACGGCGGCCCCCTGACCGACCTCGACCTACTGTTTCACCCGCTGGACGGGGCCGACACCGTGCCCACCGCCCTGATCGCCGCCACGATGGAAGCGTACTGGTCGGGCTGGCTGGGCAAAAGCCGCGCCCACCGCGAAGCGCAAGACCTGGCCGAGCGGGCGGGAACGGATCAAGTGATTCTCCTCCCCGCGACGCAGACGCCGAGGTACTGGCAGCAGCAGTAG
- the ftsH gene encoding ATP-dependent zinc metalloprotease FtsH yields the protein MRRLNPWLIVLFVLALFLMFSQAPGGSRATVGYNVFKDLLAQDRVEQVVVRDSVATVRLTEPTEVPVVGGQQPVQTDRVTVRLPGNQATPDPTLISQLEQQGVDYRFDAPSQWLAILLNFLPILLLIGLMYFFFMRAQGGQSGVMQFGQSRAKKYGKENRVQTKFTDVAGHEEAKRELIEVVDFLKNPAKYHQIGAEIPKGVLLVGPPGTGKTLLARAVAGEADVPFFSVSASEFMEMFVGVGASRVRTLFEDARKSAPAIIFIDEIDSIGRKRGAGIGGGHDEREQTLNQILSEMDGFDKSSSVIVLAATNRPDVLDPALLRPGRFDRQVTIDLPNLKEREAILKVHLRNKPLAPGVDVPEIAKSTPYFSGADLKNVTNEAALEAARLGKTQIDMSDFYRALDKITLGLENGSLSVSPEEKKAIAYHEAGHAVTSAVIPGSDKLQKVSIIPRGRALGAAFYLPEEQVLMSKERLENQLVVALGGRAAEEVFMGSVTSGAADDFRKATNIARKMVLEWGMGENFKNMALTTDSGPVFLGEDMAKPKAFSEHTSQLVDEDVKRILSRAYERAKGLVTQYGTAMHEVADALLSEELITGDVVREAVSRVGGSPQTGTPTPQPTM from the coding sequence TTGAGGCGGCTCAATCCCTGGCTGATCGTCCTGTTCGTTCTGGCTCTGTTCCTGATGTTCTCCCAGGCCCCTGGCGGATCGCGGGCCACCGTCGGTTACAACGTCTTCAAAGATCTGCTCGCGCAGGACCGGGTCGAGCAGGTCGTCGTGCGTGACAGCGTGGCGACGGTGCGCCTGACCGAACCCACCGAAGTCCCGGTCGTGGGGGGCCAGCAGCCAGTCCAGACCGACCGCGTGACGGTGCGTCTGCCCGGCAACCAGGCCACGCCCGACCCCACCCTGATCTCGCAACTTGAGCAGCAGGGCGTGGATTACCGCTTCGATGCGCCCAGCCAGTGGCTCGCCATCCTGCTGAACTTCCTGCCCATCCTGCTCCTGATCGGCCTGATGTACTTCTTCTTCATGCGGGCACAGGGCGGCCAGAGCGGCGTGATGCAGTTCGGGCAGTCGCGGGCCAAGAAGTACGGCAAGGAAAACCGCGTGCAGACCAAGTTCACCGATGTGGCGGGCCACGAGGAAGCCAAGCGCGAGCTGATCGAGGTCGTGGACTTCCTGAAAAACCCCGCCAAGTACCATCAGATCGGTGCCGAGATTCCCAAGGGCGTGCTCTTGGTCGGCCCTCCCGGCACCGGTAAGACGCTGCTGGCGCGGGCGGTGGCGGGCGAGGCGGACGTGCCTTTCTTCAGCGTCTCGGCCTCCGAGTTCATGGAGATGTTCGTGGGCGTGGGCGCCAGCCGCGTGCGGACGCTGTTCGAGGATGCCCGCAAGAGCGCCCCGGCGATCATCTTCATTGACGAGATCGACTCCATCGGCCGCAAGCGCGGCGCGGGCATCGGCGGCGGCCACGACGAGCGCGAGCAGACCCTGAACCAGATCCTCTCGGAGATGGACGGCTTCGACAAGTCGAGCAGCGTGATCGTGCTCGCGGCGACCAACCGCCCCGACGTGCTGGACCCCGCGCTGCTGCGCCCCGGCCGCTTTGACCGTCAGGTGACCATCGACCTGCCGAACCTCAAGGAACGCGAGGCGATTCTCAAGGTCCACCTGCGCAACAAGCCCCTCGCCCCCGGCGTGGACGTGCCGGAAATCGCCAAGAGCACGCCGTACTTCTCGGGCGCCGACCTGAAGAACGTGACCAACGAGGCCGCGCTGGAAGCCGCCCGATTGGGCAAGACCCAGATCGATATGAGCGACTTCTACCGGGCGCTCGACAAGATCACCCTGGGTCTGGAAAACGGCTCGCTGAGCGTCAGCCCTGAGGAAAAGAAGGCCATCGCCTACCACGAGGCCGGGCACGCCGTGACCTCCGCCGTGATTCCTGGCAGTGACAAGCTCCAGAAGGTTTCCATCATCCCGCGCGGGCGGGCGCTGGGCGCCGCGTTCTACCTCCCCGAGGAACAGGTGCTGATGAGCAAGGAGCGGCTGGAAAACCAGCTCGTGGTCGCGCTGGGGGGCCGCGCTGCCGAGGAAGTCTTCATGGGCAGCGTGACCTCGGGTGCCGCCGACGACTTCCGCAAGGCGACGAACATCGCCCGCAAGATGGTGCTGGAGTGGGGCATGGGCGAGAACTTCAAGAACATGGCCCTGACCACCGATTCCGGCCCGGTCTTCCTGGGCGAGGACATGGCCAAGCCCAAGGCCTTTTCCGAGCACACCTCGCAGCTTGTGGACGAGGACGTCAAGCGCATCCTGAGCCGTGCCTACGAGCGGGCCAAGGGCCTGGTCACCCAGTACGGCACGGCCATGCACGAGGTCGCGGACGCCCTGCTCTCGGAGGAACTGATCACGGGCGACGTGGTGCGCGAGGCCGTCTCCCGCGTGGGCGGCAGCCCGCAGACCGGCACGCCGACCCCGCAGCCCACGATGTAA
- a CDS encoding tetratricopeptide repeat protein codes for MIDVATTWQQACTALAGDDYDTAFSVLEGALHEADRPRKARLSLYLASVQALYGDPATTEVGAALRDARTLDPAIRTDPLYVALSAELDARLRGPDAVLPPPEVREAAEPLARYHALAALSLAGHPQDALELHLPLAELPAHLRWRLRSWQADAEESLGHTAEARHLYAEAAHHASGLNRAVMLQEGAALELQLGDMGAALSLLGQARPLYSGQNAEEEGLNLATWHYLQAQALLQTGKPEDALESIREADRLERQHGDPSYGVALVWGQVLTHLGRHDEALAQFERALALAGDGDRPFAQHELGVALLDLDRPVEAREHLEAALSDPDYPYRPEVLADLAECDYRLGRLQEAQTAAEQALAQGAVIPASMVLGNVALEYYHLDEALDHFERVVRESAQGTRDWVMGHQMAADVMAQQGFRDPAAAYAHAQQALEFTPESDDWRGTLEDHLRKAETLMGQSGGRTLN; via the coding sequence ATGATCGATGTCGCCACCACCTGGCAGCAGGCTTGCACGGCGCTCGCGGGGGACGACTACGACACGGCCTTCAGCGTGCTGGAGGGTGCCCTGCACGAGGCCGACCGCCCCCGCAAGGCCCGGCTCTCGCTGTACCTCGCCAGCGTGCAGGCCCTTTACGGCGACCCCGCCACCACCGAAGTCGGCGCGGCGCTGCGCGATGCCCGCACCCTTGACCCGGCGATTCGCACCGATCCGCTGTATGTCGCCCTGAGCGCCGAACTCGACGCCCGGCTGCGCGGCCCCGACGCAGTCCTGCCCCCGCCCGAAGTGAGGGAAGCCGCCGAGCCGCTGGCCCGCTACCACGCCCTCGCCGCGCTGTCGCTGGCCGGGCACCCGCAGGACGCCCTGGAGCTTCACCTGCCCCTCGCGGAGTTGCCCGCCCACCTGCGCTGGCGGCTGCGAAGCTGGCAGGCCGACGCCGAGGAGAGCCTGGGGCACACGGCCGAGGCCCGGCATCTCTATGCGGAGGCCGCGCACCACGCTTCCGGCCTCAACCGGGCGGTGATGCTGCAGGAGGGCGCGGCGCTGGAACTGCAACTCGGGGACATGGGAGCGGCGCTTTCTCTGCTGGGGCAGGCGCGTCCCCTTTACAGCGGGCAGAACGCGGAAGAGGAGGGCCTCAACCTCGCCACCTGGCACTACCTTCAGGCACAGGCCCTGCTTCAGACAGGCAAGCCCGAGGACGCGCTGGAGAGCATCCGCGAGGCTGACAGGCTGGAGCGGCAACACGGCGACCCCAGCTACGGGGTGGCGCTGGTGTGGGGCCAGGTCTTGACCCACCTCGGCCGCCACGACGAGGCGCTGGCGCAGTTCGAGAGGGCGCTGGCGCTGGCAGGGGACGGCGACCGCCCTTTCGCGCAGCATGAACTGGGGGTGGCCCTGCTCGACCTCGACCGTCCGGTGGAGGCCCGCGAGCATCTGGAAGCGGCCCTCTCGGACCCCGACTACCCCTACCGCCCGGAGGTGCTGGCCGACCTCGCGGAGTGCGACTACCGCCTGGGCCGCTTGCAGGAGGCGCAGACCGCCGCCGAGCAGGCGCTCGCGCAGGGCGCGGTGATTCCGGCGAGTATGGTGCTGGGCAACGTGGCGCTGGAGTACTACCACCTCGACGAGGCGCTCGACCACTTCGAGCGGGTGGTGCGCGAATCCGCCCAGGGCACCCGCGACTGGGTGATGGGTCACCAGATGGCCGCCGACGTGATGGCCCAGCAGGGCTTCCGCGACCCCGCCGCCGCCTACGCCCATGCCCAGCAGGCGCTGGAATTTACCCCCGAAAGCGACGACTGGCGCGGCACCCTGGAAGACCACCTCCGCAAGGCCGAGACGCTGATGGGGCAGAGCGGCGGGCGCACGCTGAATTGA
- a CDS encoding DinB family protein produces MNIPDLYAYLVRARWDLWATLEGVPDEVLSRPLLDGERFRCIKDLVAHTAAVEDGWIHYTVLRDTPVEDTFPAIKAAGDGPVYAAFPLPELLDYWRAVEASTLTYLATLTDADLERVVEDAPGEHFKLDGLLWHVLLHEVRHTAQIAALLRTQGIRPPSLDLFFYLPNVSRA; encoded by the coding sequence ATGAATATCCCTGATCTTTACGCCTACCTCGTCCGCGCCCGCTGGGACCTGTGGGCCACGCTGGAAGGGGTGCCGGATGAGGTGTTGTCGCGCCCGCTGCTGGACGGCGAGCGGTTCCGCTGCATCAAGGACCTCGTGGCGCACACGGCAGCGGTGGAAGACGGCTGGATTCATTACACGGTCCTGCGTGACACACCCGTGGAGGACACCTTTCCCGCCATCAAAGCCGCCGGAGACGGCCCAGTCTACGCGGCCTTTCCCCTCCCGGAGCTGCTGGACTACTGGCGGGCGGTGGAGGCGAGCACCCTGACCTATCTCGCCACGCTCACTGATGCCGATCTGGAGCGCGTCGTGGAGGACGCGCCGGGGGAGCACTTCAAGTTGGACGGCCTGCTGTGGCATGTCCTGCTGCACGAGGTCCGGCACACGGCGCAGATCGCGGCGCTGCTGCGGACGCAGGGGATCAGGCCGCCGTCGCTGGACCTGTTCTTCTACCTGCCGAACGTCTCCAGGGCCTGA
- a CDS encoding ABC transporter substrate-binding protein: MHKYALASLILLSGALGTASARDLAAIKASGVLYVGTEPTYAPFTYTQGKKVVGFEAELAEAIARKLGVKVEWRPSGFDTLLIGLDRDRFDLVVSSHGITPERQKAVDFATPHYCSGGVVLARSNGPLTVAALKGKAVGVQLGTTYAQRAQKLPGLGSVKTYPTNADALQMLLGGRVNAFVTDRFVALEARKKFPQANLKLGEMLFQEKIGIAVKKGNTPLRNAVNAALRGVMADGTYKKISTKYFGEDIRCK, translated from the coding sequence ATGCATAAGTATGCGCTCGCCTCCCTGATCCTGCTCTCCGGTGCCCTCGGCACCGCCTCGGCCCGCGACCTCGCGGCGATCAAGGCGTCGGGGGTGCTGTACGTGGGGACCGAACCCACCTACGCGCCCTTCACCTACACCCAGGGCAAGAAGGTCGTGGGCTTCGAGGCCGAACTCGCCGAGGCGATCGCCCGCAAGCTCGGCGTCAAGGTGGAGTGGCGGCCCAGCGGCTTCGACACGCTGCTGATCGGCCTAGACCGCGACCGCTTCGACCTCGTGGTCTCCAGCCACGGCATCACCCCCGAGCGGCAGAAGGCGGTGGACTTCGCCACCCCGCACTACTGCTCGGGCGGCGTGGTGCTCGCCAGATCGAACGGCCCCCTCACCGTCGCGGCGCTGAAGGGCAAGGCGGTCGGGGTGCAGCTCGGCACCACCTACGCGCAGCGGGCGCAGAAGCTCCCCGGACTGGGCAGCGTGAAGACCTACCCCACCAACGCCGACGCGCTCCAGATGCTGCTCGGTGGCCGCGTGAACGCCTTTGTCACCGACCGCTTCGTCGCGCTGGAGGCCCGCAAGAAGTTCCCGCAGGCGAACCTCAAGCTGGGCGAGATGCTCTTTCAGGAGAAGATCGGCATCGCCGTGAAAAAAGGCAATACGCCGCTGCGCAACGCCGTCAACGCCGCCCTGCGGGGCGTGATGGCCGACGGCACCTACAAGAAGATTTCGACCAAGTACTTCGGGGAAGACATTCGCTGCAAGTAA